Proteins encoded within one genomic window of Formosa agariphila KMM 3901:
- a CDS encoding SHOCT domain-containing protein, giving the protein MNAIFTDASFQNMINVANRFGISSNAVTDLTHALMLSNGTMAQFNIPELGGGGQWMQGGMTMVGDMFNNNLKATVDGICYELSNLINQGAIQYKPLPKMQNQNGFQSNSGNWWGDLGAPNSTGSQNGMSYAIFSNINRLAIQQNGKVTVFDTLDHNIGGVGQQQGGNYSVTFTSQYGTVNLDALPIVSGGGHSQNTPQNVNNTNAPVQEQPQFVQEPIAVEPIQEISNTTNELEEDIFGKIEKLADLKGKGILTENEFETKKAELLSRL; this is encoded by the coding sequence ATGAACGCAATATTCACAGATGCTAGTTTTCAAAATATGATTAACGTTGCAAATCGTTTTGGAATTAGCAGTAACGCGGTTACTGATTTAACACATGCACTTATGTTAAGTAATGGTACAATGGCGCAATTTAACATCCCCGAGCTTGGTGGTGGAGGTCAGTGGATGCAAGGAGGAATGACAATGGTTGGAGATATGTTTAATAATAATCTTAAAGCTACTGTCGATGGAATTTGTTACGAATTATCGAACTTAATCAATCAAGGGGCAATTCAATACAAGCCTTTACCTAAAATGCAAAACCAAAACGGATTTCAGTCGAATTCTGGAAATTGGTGGGGCGATTTAGGAGCACCAAACTCTACAGGAAGTCAGAATGGAATGAGCTACGCTATATTTTCTAATATTAATCGTTTAGCGATTCAGCAAAACGGAAAAGTAACGGTTTTCGATACATTAGACCATAACATTGGAGGTGTAGGACAACAACAAGGTGGAAATTATTCTGTAACTTTTACAAGTCAGTATGGTACAGTTAATTTAGATGCGTTGCCTATTGTTTCAGGAGGCGGACATTCTCAGAATACACCTCAAAACGTAAATAATACTAATGCTCCGGTACAAGAACAGCCTCAGTTTGTACAAGAACCAATAGCAGTAGAACCAATACAAGAGATCTCGAATACTACAAATGAATTGGAAGAAGATATTTTTGGTAAAATTGAAAAACTAGCTGATTTAAAAGGTAAAGGGATTCTAACCGAAAATGAGTTTGAAACTAAAAAAGCAGAATTGTTAAGCAGATTGTAG
- a CDS encoding metallophosphoesterase family protein, producing the protein MKIVFFSDIHANLPALESFFKDIEAEGVDALYCLGDLVGYNIWPNEVVDAIRKRHIPTIMGNHDEALLKPALTEAKPSNKGLTRTLIREDNRNYLISLPRHLKLCFETQNQPFNLLMTHGSMKAINDYMVEDYPEQEVLHMMNSHTANVMLCGHTHKPFHRVIQDGENFKHVVNIGSVGKPKDGDPRICYAILELNQNTTPSNPDAITVTFKRANYDVEKAAKAIEHSDFDSAFADALRLAK; encoded by the coding sequence ATGAAAATAGTATTCTTTTCGGATATACATGCAAACTTACCAGCACTCGAATCTTTTTTTAAGGATATTGAAGCAGAAGGCGTAGATGCCCTGTATTGTTTAGGCGATTTGGTTGGCTATAACATTTGGCCTAACGAGGTTGTAGATGCTATTAGAAAGCGACACATACCTACAATTATGGGGAATCATGACGAAGCTTTATTAAAACCTGCACTTACAGAAGCAAAACCCTCTAATAAAGGGTTAACTAGAACGTTAATACGTGAAGACAACAGAAACTATCTTATTAGCTTACCTAGACATTTAAAACTATGTTTTGAAACGCAAAACCAGCCTTTTAATCTTTTAATGACACACGGTAGCATGAAAGCGATTAACGATTATATGGTTGAGGATTACCCTGAACAAGAGGTGTTACACATGATGAATTCTCATACTGCAAATGTTATGTTATGTGGACACACACACAAGCCTTTTCATCGTGTTATTCAGGATGGCGAAAATTTTAAACATGTAGTAAACATAGGTTCTGTAGGTAAACCAAAAGATGGTGACCCAAGAATTTGCTATGCTATTTTAGAACTTAATCAAAACACAACGCCTTCTAATCCAGATGCAATTACTGTAACATTTAAGCGAGCAAACTACGACGTAGAAAAAGCGGCAAAAGCAATAGAACATAGTGATTTTGATAGTGCATTTGCCGACGCTTTAAGACTTGCAAAATAA
- a CDS encoding DoxX family protein, whose translation MQNKTSYLIVRLAIGVSMFGHGLVRLPKLQAFSDGMLKSFENSMLPELLTLPFSYVLPVLEFTFGLCLILGLFTRVSAIIISAVLISLIFGSTLIENWGAITAQLVHIAFSIYLIHNINDNSFAVDKLIKKDSDL comes from the coding sequence ATGCAAAATAAAACCTCTTATTTAATTGTTAGATTAGCTATTGGCGTTAGTATGTTCGGCCACGGATTAGTAAGATTACCTAAACTTCAAGCTTTTTCTGATGGTATGCTTAAAAGTTTCGAAAATTCTATGCTTCCGGAACTACTGACTCTGCCTTTTAGCTATGTGTTACCTGTGTTAGAATTTACTTTTGGGTTATGTCTTATACTGGGACTATTTACAAGAGTCTCTGCTATTATAATTTCGGCGGTGTTAATCTCGCTAATTTTCGGTTCTACACTAATTGAAAATTGGGGTGCAATTACAGCACAATTGGTACATATTGCGTTTTCTATTTATCTTATTCATAATATAAACGATAATTCGTTTGCCGTAGATAAGCTCATCAAAAAGGATTCTGACCTATAA
- a CDS encoding AAA family ATPase codes for MIKLKENNNFYVITGGPGVGKTTLLEALKKRNYNMVPEIARELIKEQQKDNGTALPWKDKNLYKEMMFDRSIISFEETDKNAKTEKPIFFDRGFIDAICYADIIDSEIDGRMKSYAAHWRYNKNVFLLPAWKKIYETDNERKQDWKEAVLTSEKMSKTYKSYGYRIIEVPKMSINKRADFILEFIKMDNTEHKNTNAQQ; via the coding sequence ATGATTAAACTAAAAGAGAATAATAATTTCTATGTGATAACGGGAGGTCCAGGAGTAGGAAAAACGACTTTGTTGGAAGCACTGAAAAAGAGAAATTATAACATGGTTCCTGAAATTGCTCGTGAATTAATAAAAGAACAGCAAAAAGATAATGGAACAGCTTTGCCTTGGAAAGACAAGAACTTATATAAAGAAATGATGTTTGACCGTTCGATAATCAGTTTTGAGGAAACTGATAAAAATGCAAAAACAGAAAAACCGATATTTTTTGACCGTGGATTTATAGATGCCATTTGTTATGCAGACATAATTGATTCGGAAATAGATGGCCGAATGAAATCTTATGCAGCGCATTGGAGGTATAATAAAAATGTATTTCTACTTCCAGCTTGGAAAAAGATTTACGAAACCGATAACGAACGAAAACAAGATTGGAAGGAAGCGGTTTTGACATCTGAAAAAATGAGTAAAACTTACAAAAGTTATGGCTATAGAATTATCGAAGTACCAAAAATGTCTATAAATAAAAGAGCTGATTTTATTTTAGAATTTATTAAAATGGATAATACGGAACATAAAAATACCAACGCACAACAATAG
- the cydB gene encoding cytochrome d ubiquinol oxidase subunit II gives MELFWYIVLMTMLVIYVILDGYDFGAGIIHLFFGKKEKDKKAITNAIGPFWDANEVWLIASGGVLFFAFPTLYASAFSGFYLPLMMILWLLIFRAIGLELRGQIHNRMWEAIWDKAFGISSLLLALFFGVALGNVVRGVNLGNVVDGVSTHEAHYFFLPLWNPSFSPHAEELGVIDWFTLLLGVISVVALAIHGANWIVFKTNSDINDKLKSVVFNLNIVLVVLVVISLAIWHIIDSEPMLNFINQPWLCIFPIIMVVGLFGLFKVKTFKKHGLGFLCSSLFLFGGLASTVASIFPKVLPSTNTINPDLTLYNVAAHEYGLSVGIYWFAIAAVLVAIYMFIQYKVFSGKMDDVGYGEH, from the coding sequence ATGGAATTATTTTGGTACATCGTTTTAATGACAATGTTAGTTATTTACGTGATTTTAGATGGTTATGATTTTGGAGCCGGTATTATTCATTTATTTTTTGGAAAAAAAGAAAAGGATAAAAAAGCCATTACAAATGCAATCGGACCGTTTTGGGATGCTAATGAAGTTTGGCTAATTGCTTCTGGAGGCGTATTGTTTTTTGCTTTTCCAACATTGTATGCTTCTGCTTTTAGTGGGTTTTATTTGCCTTTAATGATGATTTTATGGTTACTTATTTTTAGAGCTATCGGATTAGAACTAAGAGGGCAAATACATAACCGTATGTGGGAGGCTATTTGGGATAAAGCCTTTGGAATTTCAAGCTTACTTTTAGCATTATTTTTTGGTGTTGCTTTAGGTAATGTAGTCCGTGGTGTTAATCTAGGTAATGTGGTTGATGGTGTGTCTACACACGAAGCGCATTATTTCTTTCTTCCACTTTGGAATCCTTCTTTTAGTCCGCATGCAGAGGAATTAGGCGTAATTGATTGGTTTACATTGTTATTGGGTGTTATTAGTGTTGTTGCTTTGGCCATACATGGAGCGAATTGGATCGTCTTTAAAACCAATTCAGATATAAATGATAAACTTAAGTCGGTTGTTTTTAATCTCAATATTGTACTTGTAGTTTTAGTTGTTATTTCTTTAGCAATTTGGCATATTATTGATTCAGAACCTATGCTTAACTTTATAAATCAACCTTGGCTGTGTATTTTTCCAATAATTATGGTAGTAGGATTATTTGGATTATTTAAAGTGAAAACTTTTAAAAAACATGGTTTAGGGTTTTTATGCTCTTCACTGTTTTTATTTGGAGGACTAGCATCTACTGTGGCGTCTATATTCCCAAAGGTGTTACCATCTACCAATACTATAAATCCAGACTTAACACTATATAATGTAGCTGCTCACGAATACGGATTGTCTGTTGGAATCTATTGGTTCGCTATTGCAGCTGTTTTAGTTGCTATTTATATGTTTATTCAATATAAAGTGTTTAGCGGAAAAATGGACGATGTAGGGTATGGGGAACATTAA
- a CDS encoding cytochrome ubiquinol oxidase subunit I yields MEDMLFYDRMQFAFTITFHYLFPQLTMGLSLLIVYFKWRFLKTKIEKYNDAAKFWMKIFALNFAMGVVTGIPMEFQFGTNWAKFSELTGGIIGQTLAMEGMFSFFLESSFLGLFLFGEKLLGHKLHFLTAFLVFLGSWASGYLIIATHSWMQYPVGYEILENGKFVLTNFGALFSNPWLLPSYLHNQAGSMVTSSFVVAGIGAFYLLNNKHNEFGRLFVKTGVVFGLISNVLVAFPTGDLIAKNVAKHQPVTFAAMEGIFETEDGGSEIVLIGQPNMLEKKLYNKIAVPNVLSFLTYQDWNAEIKGLDQFDPDVYPTNIPGLYYAYHIMVGLGTIFIGLMLLAAVQLFRKKLYETKWILLALMFMLPFPYIANTTGWYTAELGRQPWLVYNLLRTADGASPTVSAGNTLFTLLGFIGLYLLLGLLFLMLAGKIINKGPQLTQH; encoded by the coding sequence ATGGAAGACATGCTCTTTTACGATAGAATGCAATTTGCATTTACTATTACTTTTCACTACCTATTTCCACAGTTAACCATGGGGCTATCATTATTGATAGTTTATTTTAAGTGGAGATTCCTTAAAACTAAAATTGAAAAATATAACGATGCGGCAAAATTCTGGATGAAGATATTTGCACTTAACTTTGCAATGGGAGTCGTTACTGGTATTCCTATGGAATTTCAATTTGGAACCAATTGGGCTAAGTTTTCAGAACTTACAGGTGGGATTATTGGACAAACGTTAGCCATGGAAGGGATGTTCTCTTTCTTCTTAGAGTCCTCGTTTTTAGGGCTCTTTTTATTTGGTGAAAAATTATTAGGTCATAAACTTCATTTTCTAACTGCTTTTCTTGTTTTTCTTGGTTCCTGGGCCAGTGGGTATTTAATTATAGCCACACATTCTTGGATGCAATACCCTGTTGGGTACGAAATCTTAGAAAACGGGAAATTTGTCTTAACTAATTTTGGAGCGTTGTTTTCTAATCCATGGTTACTTCCTTCTTATTTGCATAATCAGGCAGGATCTATGGTAACTTCTTCTTTTGTAGTTGCCGGAATTGGAGCATTCTATTTGCTAAACAATAAGCACAATGAATTTGGGCGGTTGTTTGTGAAAACTGGAGTTGTCTTCGGATTAATTTCAAATGTATTGGTTGCCTTTCCAACTGGCGATTTAATTGCTAAAAATGTAGCTAAGCACCAGCCCGTAACCTTTGCTGCTATGGAGGGGATTTTTGAAACAGAAGATGGTGGTTCTGAAATTGTATTGATTGGTCAGCCTAATATGTTAGAAAAAAAACTATATAATAAAATTGCTGTACCCAATGTGTTGAGTTTTTTAACCTATCAAGATTGGAATGCAGAAATAAAAGGACTTGATCAATTCGACCCAGACGTGTATCCAACTAATATCCCTGGATTATATTATGCGTATCACATCATGGTAGGGTTAGGTACTATATTTATAGGTTTAATGCTACTGGCTGCGGTGCAATTGTTCCGAAAAAAACTATACGAAACCAAATGGATTTTATTGGCACTCATGTTTATGCTACCATTTCCATACATCGCAAATACTACAGGTTGGTATACTGCAGAATTAGGTAGACAACCTTGGTTGGTTTATAATTTATTGCGAACTGCAGATGGTGCTTCTCCGACTGTTTCGGCAGGAAACACCTTATTTACATTGCTCGGATTTATAGGCTTATATCTACTTTTAGGCTTATTGTTCTTAATGTTAGCCGGAAAAATTATTAATAAAGGACCTCAATTAACACAACACTAA
- a CDS encoding sodium:proton antiporter, producing the protein MLLLHASTELAQQIPLWPSIPFFIILLAIAVGPLIAEEWWENNRNKLIFSLVLSIPTIYYLVHMELTEHLKHQIFGDYIPFIVLLTSLFVITGGIHLSGDIKAKPGINTLFLGIGYLLASFMGTTGAAMLLIRPVISINHQRKYNMHTILFFIAAVANCGGLLTPLGDPPLLMLYLRGASFTWFFNLIPEWAFTGALLLIIYYIVDSRYYKKEPVANLVADAREIEPIRITGAINFIYLLGVVLSVAFINHDVIPDMAKVDAPFWLKHLREIVLIILTAVAYLTTPEQTRVRNKFSWGPIVEVAVIFIGIFITMTPTLIYLRQHAPGMGLTEAWQFYYATGFLSAFLDNTPTAVAFHSVASSIPIAENIPVVANVAEHILKAIATSAVFFGALTYIGNGPNFMVKSIAEDHGIKMPSFFGYMFKFSLIVLLPIYILTQLLFL; encoded by the coding sequence ATGTTGTTATTACATGCTAGTACCGAGTTAGCACAACAGATACCTCTTTGGCCTTCAATTCCGTTTTTTATTATTTTATTAGCCATTGCTGTTGGACCTCTAATTGCAGAGGAATGGTGGGAAAATAATCGTAACAAATTAATCTTTTCTCTTGTCCTGAGTATACCTACCATTTATTATTTGGTACACATGGAACTTACAGAACATCTTAAACATCAAATTTTTGGAGATTACATCCCTTTTATTGTATTGCTTACCTCGCTTTTTGTAATTACTGGAGGTATACATCTTAGTGGAGATATAAAAGCAAAACCTGGAATTAATACATTGTTTTTAGGAATTGGTTATCTTTTGGCCTCTTTTATGGGAACAACAGGAGCAGCCATGTTATTAATTCGTCCAGTGATTTCTATTAACCACCAAAGAAAATATAATATGCATACCATATTATTTTTTATAGCAGCAGTAGCCAACTGTGGTGGACTATTAACTCCATTAGGAGATCCACCATTATTAATGTTATATTTAAGAGGCGCAAGCTTTACATGGTTTTTTAACCTTATTCCTGAATGGGCCTTTACAGGTGCGCTACTTCTAATTATTTATTATATCGTAGATTCTAGATATTACAAAAAAGAACCTGTAGCAAACCTTGTTGCCGATGCTCGTGAAATTGAACCTATCCGTATTACTGGTGCTATTAACTTCATTTATTTATTAGGTGTGGTATTATCTGTTGCCTTTATTAATCATGATGTAATTCCAGATATGGCAAAAGTAGACGCCCCTTTTTGGTTGAAACATCTACGAGAAATTGTTCTTATAATCTTGACAGCTGTGGCTTACCTTACAACTCCTGAACAAACACGTGTTAGAAACAAATTTTCTTGGGGACCTATTGTAGAAGTTGCTGTAATTTTCATTGGTATATTTATTACCATGACACCAACATTAATCTATTTAAGACAGCACGCGCCTGGTATGGGACTTACAGAAGCTTGGCAGTTTTATTACGCCACTGGTTTTCTTAGTGCCTTCTTAGACAATACGCCTACTGCTGTTGCTTTTCATAGTGTAGCATCTAGTATTCCTATTGCCGAAAATATTCCAGTAGTGGCTAACGTAGCAGAACACATTTTAAAAGCTATTGCAACAAGTGCGGTATTTTTTGGAGCTTTAACCTACATTGGAAATGGACCAAACTTTATGGTGAAATCTATTGCTGAAGATCATGGTATTAAAATGCCAAGTTTCTTCGGATATATGTTTAAATTTTCATTAATCGTTTTATTACCTATTTACATTTTAACACAACTTCTTTTCTTATAG
- a CDS encoding dihydrolipoyl dehydrogenase family protein codes for MDYKEYDVFVIGSGVSGRYVARTCAKAGLNVAIADNREYGGTCANRGCDPKKIVMGPTEALEMAENLNKKGISKLPKLDWKTNQKFKRKFTDKVPAGTENELKDLGVDLYHQSPEFIDKNTLSVEGKTIIAKKIVIATGQVPRELTMEGAHFLKTSTDFLKLNKMPKSMTFIGAGYVGLECAHMAARYGCKVTLIERSKSALDAFDPDLVSKLISVSEKIGIRFIFNSEVLSIEKLNKNYRVNYVDHGKNESIKTRMVFNTAGRVPAIGELLLEKGEVASSSKGISVNRYLQNTKNKDVYACGDVSDHSVPLTPLSGIEAKVVAENIIHGNRKEINVPSVPSTVFTLPNLASIGLSEEAAKKRYNNVIVNHEIITDWYNIKRSNEKAYGYKVLINERTNEIVGAHILGPYAAETINLFAMAINLKLTTMDLKNMIFTYPSWSNDIKSMV; via the coding sequence ATGGACTATAAAGAATATGATGTATTTGTAATTGGTAGCGGTGTTTCAGGCCGCTATGTCGCTAGAACTTGCGCGAAAGCAGGTTTAAACGTTGCTATAGCTGATAATCGTGAGTATGGCGGAACTTGTGCAAATAGAGGGTGTGACCCCAAGAAAATAGTAATGGGGCCAACAGAGGCTCTAGAAATGGCCGAAAACTTAAATAAAAAAGGGATTTCAAAATTACCGAAACTGGATTGGAAGACAAATCAGAAATTCAAAAGAAAATTTACCGATAAAGTACCGGCGGGAACCGAAAACGAATTAAAAGATTTAGGGGTAGATTTATATCATCAATCTCCTGAGTTTATAGATAAGAATACACTTTCTGTAGAGGGTAAAACCATTATTGCAAAAAAAATAGTAATTGCAACAGGACAAGTTCCTAGAGAACTTACTATGGAAGGAGCGCATTTTCTTAAAACTAGTACCGATTTTCTTAAGTTAAATAAAATGCCTAAAAGCATGACATTTATAGGTGCGGGATATGTAGGTCTAGAGTGTGCACACATGGCAGCACGGTACGGTTGTAAAGTTACCCTAATTGAACGTAGTAAAAGTGCATTAGACGCATTTGATCCAGATTTAGTATCTAAGCTTATCTCGGTTTCAGAAAAAATAGGCATTCGCTTTATTTTTAATTCTGAAGTTTTAAGCATCGAGAAACTGAATAAAAACTATAGAGTAAACTATGTAGACCATGGAAAAAATGAATCGATAAAGACACGTATGGTTTTTAATACCGCAGGGAGAGTTCCTGCTATTGGAGAGCTTTTGTTGGAAAAAGGTGAAGTGGCCTCATCCAGCAAAGGAATTTCAGTTAATAGATATTTGCAGAACACAAAAAATAAAGACGTTTATGCCTGTGGAGATGTTTCAGATCATAGCGTACCGCTTACACCTTTATCTGGAATAGAGGCAAAGGTGGTAGCAGAGAATATTATACACGGTAATAGAAAAGAAATTAATGTGCCTAGTGTGCCTTCAACGGTGTTTACTTTGCCAAATTTAGCTTCGATAGGCTTATCTGAAGAAGCTGCGAAAAAACGATACAATAATGTAATTGTAAATCATGAAATTATTACCGATTGGTATAATATAAAACGGAGTAATGAAAAGGCTTATGGTTATAAGGTGTTAATTAATGAGCGTACCAATGAAATTGTTGGTGCACATATTTTGGGGCCTTATGCCGCAGAAACAATTAATTTATTTGCAATGGCTATTAATTTAAAACTAACAACCATGGATTTAAAAAACATGATTTTTACGTATCCGTCTTGGTCTAATGATATTAAATCCATGGTATAA
- a CDS encoding protein-disulfide reductase DsbD family protein, with the protein MKNVVLFLFLIITNISQSQVLDPVKWTTSVEKISDTEYNLIATAHIDSGWHLYSQVVPEGGPIATTFIYDNSEENFILNGNTAEGEGHTVQDPIFEMEIKYFDGEAKFSQNVKVTKATSTINGFVEFMVCDDTRCLPPTEIDLEFQLNGKTALATESTETVTPAVAVDNTIKTTEDSASNKGLWSIFFIAFLSGFAALLTPCVFPMIPMTVSFFTKQSKNKAAGIKNAIIYGICIIVIYLLLGIAVTGIFGADALNALATNVWFNIIFFVLLVVFAVSFLGAFEIMLPNSWANKVDSQADRGGLVGIFFMALALAIVSFSCTGPIVGTLLVEAASKGGVAPIIGMFGFSLAIALPFALFAAFPGWLNSLPKSGSWLNTVKVVLGFLELALAFKFLSQADLVLQLHILEREVFIAIWIAIFGTLAFYLFGKIQLPHDSPLTHISVGRLSLGLIVLTFTIYMIPGLWGAPLNIISAFPPPQDYSESPYGVGFSKLVSGGSASAHGDLPKGAHLLAPHDIMAFNDYDTGLAYAKKVGKPVMLDFTGWACVNCRKMEQNVWPEPEILNLLKNDVVLISLYVDDKRKLEDDEIVDSQLKPGKKLKYIGQKWSEMQTIKYKSNSQPFYVIINHNEEKLVEPVGYIPDVEAYHMWLKSGVSKFK; encoded by the coding sequence ATGAAAAATGTAGTTTTATTTTTATTCCTTATTATTACTAATATTAGTCAATCTCAAGTTTTAGATCCTGTAAAATGGACGACTTCTGTAGAGAAAATATCAGATACAGAATATAACTTGATTGCTACAGCACATATCGATTCGGGTTGGCATTTATATTCGCAAGTCGTACCCGAAGGTGGCCCGATAGCGACGACCTTTATCTACGATAATTCGGAAGAAAATTTCATTTTAAACGGCAATACTGCAGAAGGAGAAGGACATACGGTTCAGGACCCTATTTTCGAAATGGAAATAAAATATTTTGATGGTGAAGCAAAATTTAGTCAAAACGTAAAAGTCACAAAAGCAACATCTACAATAAACGGATTTGTGGAGTTTATGGTCTGCGACGATACCCGTTGTTTACCACCAACAGAAATTGATTTAGAATTTCAGCTTAATGGAAAAACAGCTTTAGCTACAGAATCGACTGAAACTGTAACACCAGCGGTCGCTGTAGATAACACCATTAAAACTACCGAGGATTCAGCCTCTAATAAAGGACTTTGGTCAATCTTTTTTATTGCCTTCTTATCAGGGTTTGCGGCCTTATTAACACCATGCGTATTCCCGATGATTCCAATGACGGTGAGTTTCTTTACTAAACAAAGTAAAAACAAAGCCGCTGGAATTAAGAATGCCATTATTTATGGTATTTGTATTATCGTTATTTATTTACTGTTGGGTATTGCTGTAACTGGAATTTTTGGAGCCGATGCTTTAAATGCCTTAGCCACCAATGTGTGGTTTAACATAATTTTCTTTGTGCTTTTAGTTGTTTTTGCGGTGTCTTTTTTAGGTGCTTTCGAGATCATGTTACCAAATTCTTGGGCAAATAAAGTCGATTCTCAGGCAGATCGTGGCGGACTTGTGGGTATCTTTTTTATGGCCTTAGCCTTGGCTATTGTGTCGTTCTCATGTACAGGTCCAATTGTGGGAACTTTATTAGTGGAAGCGGCATCAAAAGGAGGAGTCGCACCAATAATTGGAATGTTCGGATTTTCATTAGCCATTGCATTACCATTTGCACTATTTGCAGCCTTTCCAGGTTGGTTAAACTCATTACCAAAATCAGGTAGTTGGCTTAACACCGTAAAAGTGGTTTTAGGATTTTTAGAACTGGCTCTAGCATTTAAATTCTTAAGTCAAGCGGATTTAGTTTTACAGCTTCACATTTTAGAACGTGAAGTTTTTATCGCGATTTGGATTGCCATTTTTGGAACCCTAGCGTTTTATTTATTCGGAAAGATTCAATTACCACACGATTCCCCATTAACGCATATTTCGGTAGGGCGATTAAGTTTAGGTCTTATCGTATTAACCTTCACTATTTATATGATTCCAGGCCTTTGGGGCGCACCTTTAAATATTATTAGTGCATTTCCGCCACCACAAGACTATAGCGAATCGCCTTATGGTGTAGGGTTCTCAAAATTAGTATCAGGTGGTAGCGCATCCGCTCATGGCGATTTACCTAAAGGGGCACATTTATTAGCGCCACACGATATCATGGCGTTCAACGATTACGACACAGGTTTAGCTTACGCTAAAAAAGTAGGTAAACCTGTAATGTTAGATTTTACAGGTTGGGCGTGTGTAAATTGTAGAAAAATGGAACAAAATGTATGGCCTGAGCCAGAAATTTTAAATCTATTAAAAAACGATGTGGTTTTAATCTCATTATATGTAGATGACAAACGAAAACTTGAGGATGATGAGATTGTAGACTCTCAGTTAAAACCAGGAAAAAAGCTAAAGTACATCGGACAAAAATGGAGTGAGATGCAAACCATAAAATACAAATCAAATTCGCAACCGTTTTATGTAATCATCAATCATAACGAAGAAAAACTAGTAGAACCTGTTGGTTATATTCCAGATGTAGAAGCGTATCATATGTGGTTGAAATCTGGGGTGTCGAAGTTTAAATAA